The Syntrophales bacterium genome has a window encoding:
- a CDS encoding GAF domain-containing protein, translating to MEKIPSLSLENKNLRYRLTLIFSFFFFTPFLGLLYFGLKYDLIRDNFLPPFVILLLISLLIGYVLIRRVFDRISGIYHQAGDLTKGLDGLDHTAFKDELSGILDSFQVVNNELKNSFGVMEKRTAQLSTLKELSDLCYITFDSNDLFSITLEMAMKLTKADIGSILMLEGKERETLVVRASYGMEEIVHIGDRVDFSTSIAKYAVINKSPLLVDDIEKDKRFGRENRPQYATKSFLCMPLKGMQEVFGVLTLSRRAENIPFTADDVEVLTPLISNAAITHDNLHLRKDYHNSLQQLETYADTLVILGSSLRNGELLHAILNRIQKDIPFDIAVIFEIPKENTEQATVLDITTTVPTGLLAESRYDFIGSSIEVPLKQGNILSIKDAMELKHPLDQNIFNNHFVKEAVLAPLKIGGRVIGITVFGSLASGGINKYEKEIGDIASLLSIAVEKNRIYSALYKRHQEMDSIQQIGGILAASTFDQQEVLKHTIEMIQTIVNVEAGFLMLLEGNALSSKIAFHVDPAIDMGLLLSIHIPFGQGIAGYSAARGEAIIVPDAQKSRHFNPDFDLQAGFQTRSALCVPLISRGRVLGVIETINKIDGDFNDNDLHLLQSIATSVSIALENSQLYRETLSMAEHEREIRKIFQRFVPHEIVDQIIHNAKEGKPLPEELKTITLLNIDIRNFSNLSRKLGPQRTVAILNRFFAEMGEIIFSHSGIVDKYLGDGFLALFGAPISSGQDAENAVRAALEMKNRFLSISDSLISEIGYPLAMGISVHTGEAVVGNIGFDKKMDYTVIGDSVNAVFRLQDLTKSRPNSILISEKTSRAVVSPILDVQETGKCDLGSTLGELFIYELLGLK from the coding sequence ATGGAAAAAATACCTTCCCTATCACTTGAAAATAAAAATCTTCGCTACCGCCTCACCCTTATCTTCTCCTTCTTCTTTTTTACCCCTTTTCTGGGCCTGTTATACTTCGGGCTGAAATATGACCTTATCAGGGACAATTTCCTGCCGCCTTTCGTTATTCTGTTGTTAATATCGTTGCTCATCGGATACGTTCTTATCCGTCGCGTCTTCGATCGCATCAGCGGCATTTACCACCAGGCGGGCGATTTGACCAAGGGACTCGATGGCCTTGACCACACTGCTTTTAAAGACGAATTGAGTGGAATCCTCGATTCATTCCAGGTTGTCAATAACGAACTGAAAAACAGTTTTGGAGTCATGGAAAAAAGGACGGCGCAACTCTCCACGCTCAAAGAACTCTCTGATCTCTGCTACATCACGTTTGATAGTAATGATCTTTTTTCGATTACACTCGAAATGGCAATGAAACTGACAAAAGCCGACATCGGTTCCATTCTTATGCTGGAAGGAAAAGAACGCGAAACCCTTGTCGTGCGCGCCAGTTACGGCATGGAAGAGATTGTCCATATAGGGGACCGAGTGGACTTTTCGACAAGCATTGCCAAATACGCCGTTATCAACAAGTCCCCATTGCTCGTTGACGATATTGAGAAAGACAAGCGTTTTGGCAGGGAAAACCGACCGCAGTACGCGACAAAATCCTTTCTCTGCATGCCGTTAAAGGGCATGCAGGAGGTCTTTGGAGTCCTTACCCTCTCCCGGCGGGCGGAAAACATCCCTTTTACCGCCGATGATGTCGAAGTCCTGACCCCTCTTATCAGCAATGCCGCCATCACCCATGATAATCTCCATCTCAGAAAGGATTACCACAACAGTCTTCAGCAATTGGAGACTTACGCAGACACTTTAGTGATTCTCGGCTCCAGTTTGCGCAATGGGGAACTGCTTCATGCCATTTTGAACCGAATCCAGAAAGACATCCCCTTTGATATCGCGGTAATATTCGAAATACCTAAAGAAAATACCGAACAGGCAACGGTTTTGGACATTACCACCACGGTTCCGACCGGACTTCTTGCCGAATCGCGATACGATTTTATCGGCTCGTCGATAGAAGTGCCCCTGAAACAGGGAAATATCCTGTCGATAAAAGACGCCATGGAGCTGAAACATCCACTCGATCAGAACATTTTCAACAATCATTTCGTAAAAGAAGCGGTGCTGGCGCCTTTGAAAATCGGGGGAAGGGTAATTGGGATAACCGTTTTCGGCTCTCTTGCTTCGGGCGGTATCAACAAGTATGAAAAAGAGATTGGCGATATCGCGTCGCTTCTCTCCATTGCCGTCGAAAAGAACCGTATTTACTCTGCGCTTTACAAACGGCATCAGGAAATGGATTCCATCCAGCAGATAGGTGGCATTCTTGCCGCGTCCACCTTCGACCAGCAGGAAGTCCTCAAGCATACAATAGAGATGATTCAGACAATCGTCAATGTAGAAGCGGGCTTTCTCATGCTCCTGGAAGGAAATGCACTGTCATCAAAAATCGCCTTCCATGTCGATCCCGCAATCGACATGGGGCTGCTTCTCTCAATTCATATACCCTTCGGCCAGGGGATAGCCGGTTATTCGGCGGCGCGCGGCGAAGCGATTATCGTTCCCGACGCGCAGAAATCCCGACATTTTAACCCCGACTTCGATCTGCAGGCCGGTTTTCAGACCCGCTCCGCGCTCTGCGTCCCCCTTATCTCCCGGGGACGGGTACTGGGGGTAATCGAGACCATCAACAAGATAGATGGCGATTTCAACGATAATGACCTGCATCTGCTACAGTCGATCGCAACCTCGGTCAGCATCGCCCTGGAAAATTCGCAGCTTTATCGCGAGACCCTCTCGATGGCCGAGCATGAAAGGGAAATTCGAAAGATTTTTCAAAGGTTTGTTCCTCACGAAATCGTTGATCAAATTATCCATAACGCAAAAGAAGGCAAACCGCTTCCGGAAGAGTTAAAGACAATCACCCTTTTGAACATCGACATCCGTAATTTCTCTAATCTTTCCCGAAAGCTGGGGCCACAGCGAACGGTGGCTATTTTAAACCGTTTCTTTGCAGAAATGGGCGAAATCATCTTCAGCCACAGCGGAATCGTTGACAAATACCTGGGCGACGGCTTTTTGGCCCTTTTCGGGGCCCCGATCTCCAGCGGACAGGATGCTGAAAACGCCGTCCGGGCGGCCCTGGAAATGAAAAATAGATTCCTCTCCATCAGCGACTCTCTTATAAGTGAGATCGGGTATCCACTTGCGATGGGAATCAGTGTCCACACGGGAGAGGCGGTCGTCGGCAACATTGGCTTTGACAAAAAAATGGATTACACCGTCATTGGGGATTCGGTGAATGCCGTCTTTCGCCTGCAGGATCTGACCAAATCGCGGCCAAACAGCATTCTGATCAGTGAAAAAACATCAAGGGCGGTAGTATCGCCCATCCTGGACGTCCAGGAAACGGGCAAATGCGATCTCGGCAGCACCCTCGGAGAACTTTTCATTTACGAACTGCTCGGTTTAAAATAA